A part of Candidatus Caldatribacterium sp. genomic DNA contains:
- a CDS encoding diguanylate cyclase, protein MRRIGVILENERGEIQAVSEEVFSLLGLPTKDTSALKEKLSQVEHLVLPLMEGERIVGKAVILWEGWHLEDLKRCLEERNLFLTIINAIPDHIYVKDRNHRFPFVNEADARHHGFSSPEDMIGKTDFDLHPEEIAKHYFEEEEELLRTGKPIWNDEREVFDFSLGVRRKIWIATNKVPLRNEKGEIVGIVGVNRDITEQKRAEEALRVSEKEKILILDTLEDQVVYYEAGPRIVWANKAVFRNFGYKPEEIVGRYCFEVFEKRGSPCPGCATVLAFASGKPEEAEVVSHDGNIWHQRAYPILNEEGRVFRVVTISSNITAKKKSEERILYLTFHDPLTGLYNRLFFDDALKRLDVPRQLPLSVIMADANNLKLVNDAFGHHKGDELLKKVATILSRSCRKEDIVARWGGDEFVILLPQTPFAAAQGVLERIRKLCTEEFKREEGFLPVSIALGLATKEREDEDIGTILSEAENRMYRNKLAEKQSSRATLILALEQSLREIPGEMETHHERMRSLARRMGETLGLSVPELDALDLLVRLHDLGKLAIPRAILAKAGFLTEEEWEEIRKHPEIGYRIAQVLPELLPVAEGILAHHERFDGTGYPRGLKGEEIPLLARIIAIVDAFVAMTSDRPCRRAMPKNEAIKEITRNAGTQFDPELVQVFLKILEKDEEQPPRTQRRHP, encoded by the coding sequence GTGAGGCGTATTGGAGTTATCCTTGAGAACGAAAGAGGCGAAATTCAGGCCGTAAGCGAGGAAGTCTTTTCCCTCCTCGGCCTTCCCACGAAGGACACTTCAGCACTTAAGGAAAAGCTCTCCCAGGTCGAGCATCTCGTCCTCCCCCTCATGGAGGGAGAGAGAATCGTTGGGAAAGCAGTCATCCTCTGGGAAGGATGGCACCTTGAAGACCTCAAGAGGTGCCTGGAGGAGCGGAATCTCTTCCTCACCATTATCAACGCCATCCCCGACCACATCTACGTCAAGGATAGGAATCATCGCTTCCCCTTTGTGAACGAGGCCGATGCCCGGCACCATGGGTTTTCCTCTCCTGAGGACATGATTGGCAAAACGGATTTCGACCTCCACCCTGAGGAAATTGCAAAGCACTACTTTGAGGAAGAGGAAGAACTCCTTCGGACCGGAAAACCCATATGGAACGATGAGCGGGAGGTCTTCGATTTCTCCTTGGGAGTGCGACGAAAGATCTGGATTGCCACGAACAAGGTTCCTCTCCGCAACGAAAAAGGAGAAATCGTAGGAATCGTCGGGGTCAACCGGGATATCACCGAACAGAAGAGAGCAGAGGAAGCCCTGAGAGTCTCAGAGAAGGAAAAGATTCTCATCCTCGATACCCTCGAGGACCAGGTGGTCTACTACGAAGCCGGCCCGAGAATCGTTTGGGCCAATAAGGCGGTATTCCGGAATTTCGGCTACAAACCAGAAGAAATCGTTGGACGGTACTGCTTTGAGGTCTTCGAAAAGCGTGGCAGCCCCTGTCCAGGGTGCGCTACCGTTTTGGCCTTTGCAAGCGGAAAACCCGAGGAAGCAGAGGTTGTATCCCATGACGGGAACATCTGGCACCAGAGGGCGTATCCAATCCTCAATGAGGAAGGCCGAGTGTTCCGGGTGGTTACGATTTCCTCAAACATCACCGCCAAGAAGAAATCCGAAGAACGCATCCTCTATCTTACTTTCCATGACCCGCTCACCGGCCTCTACAATCGACTCTTCTTCGATGACGCCCTCAAGCGGCTCGATGTTCCAAGGCAACTCCCCTTAAGCGTTATCATGGCTGATGCGAACAATCTCAAACTCGTGAACGACGCCTTCGGACACCACAAAGGAGACGAGCTTCTCAAAAAGGTGGCAACCATTCTCTCCCGTTCCTGCCGGAAGGAGGATATCGTCGCCCGCTGGGGCGGGGACGAGTTCGTCATCCTCCTTCCCCAAACCCCCTTCGCTGCCGCCCAAGGTGTTCTTGAGCGAATCCGAAAGCTCTGCACGGAAGAGTTCAAAAGAGAGGAGGGATTCCTCCCCGTGAGCATAGCCCTGGGCCTTGCAACCAAGGAGAGAGAAGATGAGGACATCGGTACCATCCTCAGCGAAGCAGAAAACCGCATGTACCGGAACAAACTTGCCGAGAAACAGAGCTCCCGGGCGACACTCATTCTTGCCCTTGAGCAATCCCTTCGGGAAATTCCCGGAGAAATGGAAACGCACCATGAGCGGATGCGTTCTCTTGCCCGAAGGATGGGAGAAACCCTTGGCCTCTCGGTTCCAGAGCTTGACGCCTTGGATCTCCTTGTCCGACTCCATGACCTTGGGAAGCTCGCCATTCCCCGGGCCATTCTCGCCAAGGCAGGGTTCCTCACCGAGGAGGAATGGGAGGAGATCCGCAAACACCCCGAAATCGGATACCGTATTGCCCAGGTTCTTCCGGAGCTCCTCCCGGTAGCTGAAGGAATCCTTGCACACCACGAGCGCTTCGATGGAACCGGCTACCCCCGGGGACTCAAGGGAGAGGAGATACCCCTTCTTGCCCGCATCATCGCCATCGTTGACGCCTTTGTGGCGATGACAAGCGATCGCCCGTGCCGAAGGGCTATGCCAA